The Macellibacteroides fermentans genome contains the following window.
GCCACGATCCACTTAGTGCCGGAGAGATCCGTTTACGGTCTGCCGGTCGGTCGCCGGTCTTCACCCTCTCCGTGATATAGGTTCCCAGCAAACTTCCGGTAAGCGTAATACGTGCATCCTGGTATTGGGCTGCCAGCACTGAGAGCGATGTATACCGTGTTGGGTAGGGACTTTCGGGAATGGTTGCATCCAGGGTATTAACAAAGAAGTCGGAAGCAAAAGAAAAACTGAGAACATCTGCAGGCACATATTTCAATGCTCCTGATGCATAATATTCTTTCTGCGTATAGCGGTCGTCTTGTCTCCCCCCGGCATATTTATTATTTATGTCGAGGTATCGGTTGTATGCATGATTGAACTTCAACAAACCTTTAACCGACAAATACTCTCCTATTTTATTCTCGTACCTTGTCTGCGTAAAGAAATTTCTGTCCCACAAACGTTCGCGCGCCTGCGGATTGTACAGGCTGACCGATCCCGGAAGGCCTCGTTCCGAATCAAAGTAGTAAGCCTTCACCTGTAACCGGCCGGCATGCTGCAGATCTGCATATACGTTGGCCTCCCCTCTCCAGGAATTGATGTCGCTGTTCAGTCTCTTTTGCTCTTCCCGCAGGGTTCCGTTAACCAATGTAAAGGGATAGTCGCCATCGGCCGTAAGCCAATCGCCATGCATGGTAACAGCAACTTTGGATCCCACCTTTTGTCCGTATCTGAATGAGGGATTGAAATATCCGAAAGAGCCCGCTTTAAGCTGACCTTCAAGCGTATACTTCTTATCGTCAAACAGTGGGTGCGATGTTTCAATCTGCAAAGCTCCTGCGGAAGCATATATCCGGGCCGTTTGGAAGATATCGTCTGCCTGTCCGATTGAAAGCAGAACCTGCTCTACGTTATCCAACGAAAAGCGGCTGATATCCACCTGTCCGCTTTGTGCGTCACTAATGGTAATACCGTCGTAGCTTATCGCTGTATGCTGGGCACCCAGACTACGAACGGAAACGGTCTTCAACCCTCCAACACCTCCATAGTCTTTGATCGTTACTCCCGAAAAACGTTTTACAGCTTCCGATAATTCCTGCACTCCCAGACGAAGCATGTCGCTTTTATTCAGCATCTGCACCGGCGTGCCTTCCCGCGTTACGGCGGGACGCACCTTCTCTACCACCTCAACCTCGTTCAGATTACGGTGGCGTAGTACCAGGGAGTCTTGCTGGGCAATCAATCCGTTGTTGGAAACAAGACAAAACAGTCCTGCCCAAAAAGATACTTTCACTTGTTTATTCAGCATAAAAATTTCGTTTACGACACCTTCACCCGAAGCATCGGTATTAAGAATTGCGGCAGGTTTTCTGGCTTGCTCCCTTAGTTCGGTAGCCTTCCCGTCCGCAGGCGGACAGTGGCAATGGTAGACCGAGGTTTTCTTGAGCTTACAGCTGCGGGTACAGCTCCGGTATTGCACCGGATTCCCTTTTACTAACGAAACATGAACATGCTTCGTTACACCATCATTCGACTGCAAAGATAGAGAAAAAGAGAGATACACAAACTTTTTTATAAAATTATCTTATAAACCTTACGTATTAATCAATAATTATATATATTTGTAAGACAACTGTTTAAATACTATAACAACATGAAACAAACCTATTTGCAACGATCTGCGCCATTGGCGAACCATTAAACATGCTATATTTTCTGCCCTATCCATTTTAAAATCTTATTCATATGAAAACAACCTTATTAATCTCAATCTTTTCAATTCTTTCCTCTCATTTTCTGATTGCCCAGAGTGATACGCTTAGCGGGGTATTAAGAGATTCCAAAGAAAAAGCCATCAAACGCTACGAAGTACGTTTAGGAAGTTCACCCGGTACGACTGTCAAGACTGATAAAAACGGGGTATTTGTATTTGCCGATGCCAATCTGCAGGATACCTTATACGTGGAGATGAACAAGACCGGCAAAACGGTGAAAGTTCCGGTATCGGGTTATACTTTTCTTACCATCCAGCTTAAGGAAGGATCTTTCGAAGTAGACCATCGCTATGAACCGGACGAGAATCTTAAAAAAGTATTGGAGCGGGAAAGTAAGAAGATGATCAGTTCTTCCACATTAAACAAGGAAGAGATACTTAAAACCCGTTGTCAGGATATCTACTGTCTGCTCAGAAGGTTATCCGGTGTAATGGTTCAGAATAGCGGAGCGGTTCGCATACGCGGCGGTGCTTCTTTTAACAGCTCGTCCAATGCACTGATTGTGGTTAACGGTATCCCGATGCAAGATTCCGGAATTATGCGTACCATTCCGATTCAGGATATTGAAGAGATAACCGTATTGAAAGACGCCACACAATATGGAGCGATGGGTGCCAACGGAGCCATTGTTATTAAAACCGGGAAATAAGGGTATGATATTTCCTATTTTTTAATAACTTTGTTTCTGATCAATAGGAGTACCAGCGTATGAAGAGATGGATGAAATGGATAGGTATTGCTTTCTTGGTGCCACTGGCACTCATCCTTTTATTGTCTGTACTCTTGTACTTCCCTCCCATTCAGGACTTTGCCCGGAATAAGATTGTAGCCTATGCTTCAACCTCGACGGGCATTGATATCCGCATTGCGAAGGTGCGCCTGTCGTTTCCCCTCAACCTTACCATTCAGGATGTTTTGGCCTTGCGCACTCCGGCAGACACCCTGCTTAAACTTCAGTCCCTCGAGGTCAGGGTTAAATTGCTCCCTTTGCTGAAAAGCAAGGTTGTAGTGGATGCTGTTGATTTGAAAGGAGGTCAGATTCACTCGGGCGACTTTATCGAAGGGTTGCAGATTGACGGACAATTAGGCCGTTTCCATGCCAAGGCAGATCATATCGATCTGACTAAGGAGATGGCAACCTTCAACTCGATGGAATTATCTGATACGCAGCTTTCTATCCGGATGGATTCAGTTGCGGAAGAGAAGGATTCCACCTCTGCTCCGCTTAACTGGAAAATTGCGCTTGACGAGGTTGTGCTGAATAAGGTAAACCTGGATATTCTACTTCCGGGTGATACCGTCCGTATGCGCGGAGGAATGAACCATGCGTTGCTTTCAAAAGGATGGATCGATCTGGGACGATCAGGTTATTCGGCCCGCAAGATTCAACTTACGGAGGGAACTTTCTCGTTGGACAATGATACGTTAGGAAGAAAAGCGGGACTGGATCCCAACCATATCGCAATTGACAGTCTGGAGTTTGAAGCAGATTCTCTTTCTTTTGAAGACAAGGTATTCGGCATCAATATCCGCCGGTTTTCATTTTCAGAACAATCCGGGTTGAAGCTCTCTTCTCTGGAAGGAAGTATTCTGAGCGACGGGAAGCAACTGGAAATACCGAATCTTCAACTTAAGACTCCCTACTCTGAAATGCAGCTTCTGGTAAGTGCACCCTGGAGTTCGCTGGATGAAAAGGCCGAAGGGTCCATCCGAAGTCTGCTGATTGCATCCATCGGCAAAGGAGATCTGATGCTCGCAGCCGGTGACCTGCCCAAAGATTTCAAGACCTATTACCCGAACCGTCCGGTTTCGGTAACAGCCGGTATCGAAGGGAATTTAGATAAGTTGGAGTTGCGTGGGTTTAAAGCTGAGCTTGCGGGTGCTTTTAAAATGGATGCATCCGGAACGCTGATTCAGATTGCCGACAGTCTGCAGCGGCAGGGAAGCTTCCGCATCGATGCCCGTTCTTACAACCTGGAGTTTATACTCGGCATGTTGGATAAAAAACAACGAGACATGCTGGAGCTTCCGTATGGGATGGAACTCAAAGGAGAAGTATCTTTCAAAAAGGATGCTTATAAAACGAATCTTACTTTTAAGGAGGATAAAGCCCTTGTTAAACTGGATGGATCCTATCAGAGCCAGTCGGAAGACTACCAGATAACCGTCTCAATCGATAGTCTGCAACCCAACCATTTCATGCCTAAAGATTCCCTTTACTGGCTTACAGCTTCGGCCGCAATAAAAGGGAAAGGTTTTGATTTATATTCTGCCCGCACCAGCTCTCTTCTGCAGGCAACCATTTCAGATATTAAATATGGCAGAAACTCTGTTTCGGAAATTCAGTTAAATGGACGTTTAAAGAACCATGCCTATGAATTGCAGCTGGAAAGCGGCTATCCTTTAGCGTTATTAAAGACATCTGTCTCCGGGATTCTACAAAGAAAGAAAGCCGAAATGAATCTGGATGCACAAGTAGAGCATCTAAACCTGTACCGTCTGCATCTGGTAGACGTTCCGTTAAGCACCGCTTTTCGCTTCGAGGCAAATGCAAGCAGTAACCTTAATGAGATCCTCCATCTGACAGGCAGGCTCACTCAATGGGAGCTATCGGGCGAAGAAAAAACTTACTACCCCCAGGATACCCGGTTCGAGGCAGGAACCACCCACGACAGCACCTATTTTGAGATAACTGCCGGAGATGCGTTCATGAAGTTAAACAGCGATCAGGGTGCCACAAAGCTGTCGGCTTCCCTTTCTCTGATTACAGAAAGACTTATGAATCAATACGAACAGCAAGAGCTCGATCTTACCGTTTTACGTCCGCTGTTACCCAATGTAAACATACAGGGATTCATTGGAAAACAGAATCCTATTCAGGATCTGCTTGCCTTGCAGAAAATAAAATTCAACGAGACTTCATTTACTGCAGCAACATCTCCCGCTCAGGGCTTGTCGGTCAACATAGCCATGCATAAATTCCAACAAGACACATTAATGGTGGATACCCTCCGGATCGAGTCGTTTGAAGATACATCCGGATTAAAGTTGAAAGGGGAGGTAAAACTGAACCGGACCCGTTGGAGAAAGGCTTATAACGGCATCCTGGATGGCCATATCCGGAAAAATGAGGTAAACGCTTTGGTTCATGTAACCGATGGCGACGGCAAGGTAGGCCTTCACCTGGGCACTGAAGCCCGACTGGAAAAAGAAGGATTTATTTCTGCCAGGCTTTATCCGGACCACCCTATTATAGCCTTTCGCAGATTCACTCTGAATGAGGATAATTACCTCCGTTATAAGGATCTTAAGAACATGTCGGCCAATCTTCGGCTGACCGGCGAACAGAATGCATCCATCTGGTTGCACTCGGTGCCTGATAGCGGAGCTCTGCAAGAAATGCACGCAGAAATAAGTCAGCTTGACCTGAGTCTGCTTTCGGCTAATATACCAAACGCCCCTTCAATGGGAGGGATCGTTAGTGCGGATATCCAATATGCTCCAACGGATAATACCTTTATGCTGATTGCCGATGCCGGGATAGACGAGCTGTTTTATGAAAATAAACGAGTAGGCGAAATGCAGTTATCAGCGGTGTACCTTCCTATGTCAGAAAACAGCCATCAGGTGGATATCCACTTCCTGCGAGACCGGAAAGAGATCTCCTCCGCCACTGCATTTTATCAGGCGGGGGTGCGGGACAGCGTTTCGGGGGCCATCAATATAACAGACTTCCCCCTTGAAATGGCCAATCCATTTATTCCCGACGGAATGGCCCGTATGCAGGGTTTTCTGCAGGGAAACCTGGACATTAAAGGACGTGCCTCCGATCCCAAAGCGGCCGGATTCCTGCAGATGGATTCAGCTTCTGTATTCGTAGTAGCAGCAGGATCGACTTACCGTTTCGACAATAAGAAACTGGAAATTGGGAACAACAAGCTTCTGTTCAACAATTACAACCTGTACGCATACGGAAAAAATCCATTTGTTATTAACGGGGATATCAACTTCTCCGACCCGGCCCGGGTACTGGCTAACCTGAAATTAAATGCTGATAACCTGCAATTGGTAGATGTTAAACGGAACAAGGAGAGCCTGGTCTATGGCAAATTGTTTGTAAACCTCAATTCTACTTTACGGGGACCATTGGATGCAATTACCATGCGCGGGAATCTTCAGCTATTGGGTAATACGGATCTTACCTATGTGCTTAAGGATTCACCCCTCACGGTTCAGGACCGCCTGTCGGATCTGGTTACATTCACCTCCTTCACCGATACTTTGTATACGGATCGCATGGAGGAGATTCCTCCGTTACAACTGGGAGGAATGGATATGCTCCTTACCATACATATTGATCCGGCCGTACGGTTGCAGGCCGACCTGAGTGCGGATCAGGAAAGCAGGATTGAGCTGGAAGGAGGTGGTGATCTTTATTTTCAATATACGCCTCAGGGGGATATGTTTTTAAATGGGAGATATACCCTGTCCGGAGGAAGTATCCTCTATACGTTGCCGGTAATTCCCAAAAAGAAGTTTACCATCAAGGAGGACAGCTATGTGGAATGGAATGGCGATCCGATGAATCCGGTTCTTAACTTACAAGCTACCGAAAGGGTGCGTACGGCAGTAACACTGAATGAACAGACTCCCCGGCAGGTAAATTTCGATGTGGGAATCTCGCTGAAACAACGTATGAGCGACATGCAACTCGAATTTACGTTGAATGCTCCGGAAGATCTGACCATGCAGAATCAGCTGAGTGCAATGGGTGAAGAGGAACGCAGCAAGCAGGCGGTAAGCATGCTTGTAACAGGGATGTACCTGGGGAGCGGCAGCGGGACCGGAAAAGTAAACATGAATATGGGGGCTGCCTTAAACAGTTTCCTGCAAAAGGAAATTACAAACCTGGCTGGTTCGGCACTTAAGACAGTAGATATTTCTTTGGGAGTTGAAAGCAGTGAGGAAGAAACCGGCGAAAAGCGAACCGATTATTCTTTCCGCTTTGCCAAACGGTTCTATAACGACCGTATCCGGGTGGTGCTGGGGGGACGAATTTCAACCGGAAATGTACCGGAACAGAATCAGACTTTTATCGACAATATCTCATTTGAATATCGTTTGGATAATAGCGGAACCCGGTATGTGAAATTGTTCCACAACAAGAACTACGAAAGTATTCTGGAAGGAGAGATTACCGAAACCGGGGCCGGTATTGTGTTGAGAAGAAAAATGAAACATATAGGTGAGTTCTTTATTTTTAGGAAACCCAAAAAGATAACCCCTGTAAATGAAAACAATGCGAATGATGAATCAAATCAATAATACATCTCTGTTTCGTTGGGCAAGCCTGCTTATGGTTATAATTCTGTTATCCGCTTGCTCCACCACCCGGAATCTTCCGGATGGTGAAGTTCTGTACACCGGAATCCGAAAGATAGCTATTCAGAACGAAGACTCCACCAAGGCCGGACAGGCTGCGCTCGAAGAGATTGAAGCCGCATTGGCTTATCCTCCCAACAATGCCATCTTTGGAAGCTCGTCTTTACGTACTCCGTTTCCCTTTGGATTGTGGATTTACAACGGATTTGTAAATAAGAAAAGCAAATTCAGCAAATGGATATTTAATAAACTGGCCGCAAAACCGGTTCTTATCTCTACTGTAAGCCCGGATGTACGAACCAAGGTAGTGCAAAACTTGTTGCGTGAATACGGGTATTTCAACGGCACCGCCTCCTATTCTGTTTTGCCCGACAAAAAAGACTCCCTGAAAGCTAAAGTGAGTTATCAGATAGACATGCGGCAGCCCTATAAGATAGATACCGTAATCTATACCTCTATCTCACCCAAAGCCGATTCGATCGTCCGGCAGACTTTAGCAGAAAGGGCTATCCGTCCTAACGACAATTTCAGTGTGATCAAGCTGGAAGAAGAGAGACAGCGGCTGGCATCGATCATGAGAAACAAGGGGTACTACTATTTCCGTCCCGATTTTATAGCCTATCAGGCAGACACCTTAAATTATCCGGGCAGGGTAGGATTAAAGGTTATCAGTAAGCCGGGTCTGCCTGCCACCGCTGTACGCCCCTGGCATGTGGGCAATATTTCCTACAGTTTGAACGGATACGATGGAGAGACTCCCACCGATTCCATCTTGTACAAAGATCTGATGATCTATTACGAAGGCAAACTGCGGGTTCGTCCGCGTATACTTTACAACCGACTCTTCTTTAGAAAAGGGGATCTTTATAAACAGTCCGTACAGGAGAAAACTCAGTCGGCTTTAAACAGGCTATCCATTTTCCAATATACCGATATGCAATATACGCCCAAGGATACTTCATTAGCCTGCGATACGCTGAACCTGCGTATAAATGCCATGTATGAACTTCCGCTGGACGGAGAACTTGAACTGAATGTTACCTCTAAAAGCAATAATCAGGCAGGTCCGGGTGCCGTAGTCAGCCTTACCCGCCGGAATCTTTTCAAAGGAGGCGAAGTGTTGGGAATAACGCTTCGCGGGTCTTACGAATGGCAGACCGGCAACCGGGTAAACGGAGCCAGCAACTCCATCAACAGCTATGAACTGGGACTCTCGGGTACTCTTACCTTTCCCCGGATCATTTTCCCCGGCTTCCAACATAAGATATACGACTATCCGGCCAATACTACGTTCAAATTGTATGCCGACCAGCTCAACCGGTCGCGCTTCTTTAAATTACTGGCCTTTGGAGGAAGTGCTTCCTATAGTTTTCAGCCAACGGCATCCAGCAAACATACGTTGGTTCCCTTCAGACTAACCTATAATCTGTTGCAGAGCACCACGCATGAGTTCGATTCCATCACTGCTGCCAATCCGGCCTTATACCTTAGTTTGAAGAATCAATTCATTCCGGCTATGAGCTATACCTACACCTACGACAATGCAATGATTAAAGAGGGGAAAAACCAATTGTGGTGGGAAAGCAGTATCACCTCCGCAGGGAATATCCTTTCGGGAATAAACGCCCTGGCGGGGAAGAGCTTTACGAAAGGGAAAACGATCCTGGGTAATCCGTATGCCCAGTTTATCAAACTTACCAGCGAAATAAGAGTGACTCATGAAATAGACCGGAATCAGCGGCTTGCCATGCGGTTGATGGGCGGTTTCATCTACAGCTACGGCAATGCCACAATCGCCCCCTATAGCGAACAATTCTACATCGGTGGGGCAAACAGCATCAGAGCATTTACGGTTAGGAGTATCGGTCCCGGACGTTTCCGTCCCAATATAGACAATCCCTATTCCTACATCGACCAGACGGGCGATGTTAAACTGGAAGCAAATATCGAATACCGTTTCCGCATGATCGAAAACCTGCATGGTGCTGTTTTTCTGGATGCAGGGAATATCTGGCTGCTTCGGAGCGACGAAGCACGCCCCGGGGGATTAATTAACTCGGCAAACTTTTTAAACGACATTGCATTGGGAACCGGAGCAGGTATCCGGTACGACCTGGAATTCCTTGTGCTGCGGCTCGACCTGGGTATCGCCTTACATACTCCTTACGAGACTGGAAAGAAAGGATATTATAACATTCCCAGATTTAAAGATGGGCTGGGACTGCATCTGGCCATCGGCTATCCATTCTAACAACAGACAGCCGATATAGCCGGATTTCAGATTTATTTAACAGGGTTCTATAAGCGGGAGGTAATGTAATCGATTACAGACAAGCAAAGATTGGTCGTCTTATCATCGCTATCCAATTCGGGATTAAGTTCTACCAGATCCAGCGACTTGATAAGGTTTGTCGACAATATGTGACTTACAAACTCTTCAAATTCGGAAGGGATCAATCCTTCCGGCACTCGGGTTCCTGTTCCGGGAGCATACGATGGATCAATGCTGTCCACATCAATGCTGAAATGGACATTCCTTATTTTCCGTTCGCGTAATTTATTCTTGATATCTTCGGCAACAAAGGCAATTCCTTTGTCACGGATGGTATCCATGGTATATACGCTGAGGTGCTGCTCTTCAATCAGTGCGCATTCTCCCTCATCCAGACTGCGTGTTCCAACCAAAAATACATTCTGGGGAAGCACTTTATTGCCGGGCGAATAGACATTCACCAACTCTTCGCTTCCCAATCCCATCAGTGCACTTAGAGGCATGCCATGAATATTTCCGCTGGGTGAAGTCTCTCCCGTATTGATATCTCCATGGGCATCCAACCAGATGATACCAAAATCATCGTAGCACTTACCAACTCCCGATGCACTACCCAGTCCCAGAGAATGGTCGCCGCCTATTACAAGGGGGAAAGCTCCGCCGCGCAAGGTATCATATACAAGTTCAGCCAGGTTGTTATTAACTTCTACAATCACATCCAGGTACTTCAACCGCGAACCCTTCAGGTATTTTTCCTCTTCTGTAACAGGAGGAACATATAAATTTCCCAGGTCGAAGGCTTTGTGTCCGTGACTGCGGATCAGGCTCATCAGTCCCCTTTCCCTTAAATAATTAGGAGCCTTTTCCACTCCCTTCCGATCGCAGCCCAGATTCAGGGGTACACCGATAACATTTATTTTCATGTGGTTTTGTTTTTAATTTATTCAATCAGCCATTATTTTCCAAAAGCATCCAGCGTTTTCCGGATAATGGCAATGGAGTCCATCATTTGTTCCTTCGTTATAATCAACGGAGGGGTAAAACGAATGATATCTCCGTGAGTTGGCTTGGCCAACAGACCGTTCTCTTTCAATGCGAGACAAATATCCCATGCCGTTTTATGCTCCATCGGTCTTGTCACCACAGCATTGAGCAGTCCTTTACCGCGGACTTTAAGCAACATGGGATTATTAATTTTTGCAATCTCGTTCCGAAATAATTCACCCATCTCAAAAGCGTTTCGTGTTAACTGTTCGTCGCGTACAACCGATAAGGATGCGATAGCCACACTTGCAGCCATGGGACTTCCACCATAGGTAGAGCCATGTTCTCCCGGAGCTATGGTAAGCATAATATCATCATTGGCCAATACTGCCGAAACCGGATACATCCCTCCCGAAAGGGCTTTACCCAAAATAAGGATATCCGGATGTACATCCTCG
Protein-coding sequences here:
- a CDS encoding TonB-dependent receptor plug domain-containing protein gives rise to the protein MLNKQVKVSFWAGLFCLVSNNGLIAQQDSLVLRHRNLNEVEVVEKVRPAVTREGTPVQMLNKSDMLRLGVQELSEAVKRFSGVTIKDYGGVGGLKTVSVRSLGAQHTAISYDGITISDAQSGQVDISRFSLDNVEQVLLSIGQADDIFQTARIYASAGALQIETSHPLFDDKKYTLEGQLKAGSFGYFNPSFRYGQKVGSKVAVTMHGDWLTADGDYPFTLVNGTLREEQKRLNSDINSWRGEANVYADLQHAGRLQVKAYYFDSERGLPGSVSLYNPQARERLWDRNFFTQTRYENKIGEYLSVKGLLKFNHAYNRYLDINNKYAGGRQDDRYTQKEYYASGALKYVPADVLSFSFASDFFVNTLDATIPESPYPTRYTSLSVLAAQYQDARITLTGSLLGTYITERVKTGDRPADRKRISPALSGSWRIWEEKNIRVRASIKDIFRVPTFNDLYYLRIGNTGLRPERATQYNVGLTWSGKPFSALDYLRFSADGYYNRVSDKIVVIPSLAFARMMNFGEVSIKGLDLNLEAGMPVSNKLSFQLAGTYTWQKAVDITDPAKKNYKHQIPYTPEHSGTASLTAETPWINVGYMLTAVGNRYALPQNIRENRIDGYIEQGISANRTFKLGKASLRLQGEIINLGDINYEVIKYYPMPGRSFRVSLKINY
- a CDS encoding TonB-dependent receptor plug domain-containing protein; the protein is MKTTLLISIFSILSSHFLIAQSDTLSGVLRDSKEKAIKRYEVRLGSSPGTTVKTDKNGVFVFADANLQDTLYVEMNKTGKTVKVPVSGYTFLTIQLKEGSFEVDHRYEPDENLKKVLERESKKMISSSTLNKEEILKTRCQDIYCLLRRLSGVMVQNSGAVRIRGGASFNSSSNALIVVNGIPMQDSGIMRTIPIQDIEEITVLKDATQYGAMGANGAIVIKTGK
- a CDS encoding translocation/assembly module TamB domain-containing protein; translation: MKRWMKWIGIAFLVPLALILLLSVLLYFPPIQDFARNKIVAYASTSTGIDIRIAKVRLSFPLNLTIQDVLALRTPADTLLKLQSLEVRVKLLPLLKSKVVVDAVDLKGGQIHSGDFIEGLQIDGQLGRFHAKADHIDLTKEMATFNSMELSDTQLSIRMDSVAEEKDSTSAPLNWKIALDEVVLNKVNLDILLPGDTVRMRGGMNHALLSKGWIDLGRSGYSARKIQLTEGTFSLDNDTLGRKAGLDPNHIAIDSLEFEADSLSFEDKVFGINIRRFSFSEQSGLKLSSLEGSILSDGKQLEIPNLQLKTPYSEMQLLVSAPWSSLDEKAEGSIRSLLIASIGKGDLMLAAGDLPKDFKTYYPNRPVSVTAGIEGNLDKLELRGFKAELAGAFKMDASGTLIQIADSLQRQGSFRIDARSYNLEFILGMLDKKQRDMLELPYGMELKGEVSFKKDAYKTNLTFKEDKALVKLDGSYQSQSEDYQITVSIDSLQPNHFMPKDSLYWLTASAAIKGKGFDLYSARTSSLLQATISDIKYGRNSVSEIQLNGRLKNHAYELQLESGYPLALLKTSVSGILQRKKAEMNLDAQVEHLNLYRLHLVDVPLSTAFRFEANASSNLNEILHLTGRLTQWELSGEEKTYYPQDTRFEAGTTHDSTYFEITAGDAFMKLNSDQGATKLSASLSLITERLMNQYEQQELDLTVLRPLLPNVNIQGFIGKQNPIQDLLALQKIKFNETSFTAATSPAQGLSVNIAMHKFQQDTLMVDTLRIESFEDTSGLKLKGEVKLNRTRWRKAYNGILDGHIRKNEVNALVHVTDGDGKVGLHLGTEARLEKEGFISARLYPDHPIIAFRRFTLNEDNYLRYKDLKNMSANLRLTGEQNASIWLHSVPDSGALQEMHAEISQLDLSLLSANIPNAPSMGGIVSADIQYAPTDNTFMLIADAGIDELFYENKRVGEMQLSAVYLPMSENSHQVDIHFLRDRKEISSATAFYQAGVRDSVSGAINITDFPLEMANPFIPDGMARMQGFLQGNLDIKGRASDPKAAGFLQMDSASVFVVAAGSTYRFDNKKLEIGNNKLLFNNYNLYAYGKNPFVINGDINFSDPARVLANLKLNADNLQLVDVKRNKESLVYGKLFVNLNSTLRGPLDAITMRGNLQLLGNTDLTYVLKDSPLTVQDRLSDLVTFTSFTDTLYTDRMEEIPPLQLGGMDMLLTIHIDPAVRLQADLSADQESRIELEGGGDLYFQYTPQGDMFLNGRYTLSGGSILYTLPVIPKKKFTIKEDSYVEWNGDPMNPVLNLQATERVRTAVTLNEQTPRQVNFDVGISLKQRMSDMQLEFTLNAPEDLTMQNQLSAMGEEERSKQAVSMLVTGMYLGSGSGTGKVNMNMGAALNSFLQKEITNLAGSALKTVDISLGVESSEEETGEKRTDYSFRFAKRFYNDRIRVVLGGRISTGNVPEQNQTFIDNISFEYRLDNSGTRYVKLFHNKNYESILEGEITETGAGIVLRRKMKHIGEFFIFRKPKKITPVNENNANDESNQ
- the tamL gene encoding translocation and assembly module lipoprotein TamL, whose translation is MKTMRMMNQINNTSLFRWASLLMVIILLSACSTTRNLPDGEVLYTGIRKIAIQNEDSTKAGQAALEEIEAALAYPPNNAIFGSSSLRTPFPFGLWIYNGFVNKKSKFSKWIFNKLAAKPVLISTVSPDVRTKVVQNLLREYGYFNGTASYSVLPDKKDSLKAKVSYQIDMRQPYKIDTVIYTSISPKADSIVRQTLAERAIRPNDNFSVIKLEEERQRLASIMRNKGYYYFRPDFIAYQADTLNYPGRVGLKVISKPGLPATAVRPWHVGNISYSLNGYDGETPTDSILYKDLMIYYEGKLRVRPRILYNRLFFRKGDLYKQSVQEKTQSALNRLSIFQYTDMQYTPKDTSLACDTLNLRINAMYELPLDGELELNVTSKSNNQAGPGAVVSLTRRNLFKGGEVLGITLRGSYEWQTGNRVNGASNSINSYELGLSGTLTFPRIIFPGFQHKIYDYPANTTFKLYADQLNRSRFFKLLAFGGSASYSFQPTASSKHTLVPFRLTYNLLQSTTHEFDSITAANPALYLSLKNQFIPAMSYTYTYDNAMIKEGKNQLWWESSITSAGNILSGINALAGKSFTKGKTILGNPYAQFIKLTSEIRVTHEIDRNQRLAMRLMGGFIYSYGNATIAPYSEQFYIGGANSIRAFTVRSIGPGRFRPNIDNPYSYIDQTGDVKLEANIEYRFRMIENLHGAVFLDAGNIWLLRSDEARPGGLINSANFLNDIALGTGAGIRYDLEFLVLRLDLGIALHTPYETGKKGYYNIPRFKDGLGLHLAIGYPF
- the rocF gene encoding arginase, which codes for MKINVIGVPLNLGCDRKGVEKAPNYLRERGLMSLIRSHGHKAFDLGNLYVPPVTEEEKYLKGSRLKYLDVIVEVNNNLAELVYDTLRGGAFPLVIGGDHSLGLGSASGVGKCYDDFGIIWLDAHGDINTGETSPSGNIHGMPLSALMGLGSEELVNVYSPGNKVLPQNVFLVGTRSLDEGECALIEEQHLSVYTMDTIRDKGIAFVAEDIKNKLRERKIRNVHFSIDVDSIDPSYAPGTGTRVPEGLIPSEFEEFVSHILSTNLIKSLDLVELNPELDSDDKTTNLCLSVIDYITSRL